Proteins encoded together in one Aurantiacibacter aquimixticola window:
- a CDS encoding phytoene/squalene synthase family protein: MGGGRERSALVRKAHKSIAKGSKSFTVASWLFDKDTRDRSHLLYAWCRRCDDIADGQDHGGELNLEKSSPVDRVEAIRILTHRALDGQPTADVAFDALGQVASETGLTREMCDDVIDGFQLDAEGWRPRTEGDLMRYCYHVAGAVGVMMAKVMGVPADASDTLDRACDLGLAFQLNNIARDIAEDDAAGRCYLPEEWLAEMDIPPGQHMRPQYRGELVKLTKRLIRLAEAHDAAARMGAMHLTFRQRWAVLSAANIYGAIGEEVERQAEIAWDSRVHTGFFEKIGHVIAALKEAISGSFEPHEMPDWTRGKLMVMARMAQPAADIPRTPIRDEGVRPASE; this comes from the coding sequence ATGGGCGGCGGGCGGGAACGCTCCGCGCTTGTCAGGAAAGCGCATAAGAGCATTGCGAAAGGCTCCAAGAGCTTCACAGTCGCGAGCTGGCTGTTCGACAAGGACACGCGCGATCGCTCGCACCTGCTCTACGCCTGGTGCCGCCGCTGTGACGATATTGCCGACGGGCAGGACCATGGCGGCGAGCTCAATCTGGAGAAGTCCAGCCCGGTGGACCGGGTGGAGGCGATTCGCATCCTCACCCACCGCGCGCTGGATGGCCAACCCACGGCAGACGTGGCTTTCGATGCGCTGGGCCAGGTCGCCAGCGAAACGGGCCTCACCCGCGAGATGTGCGACGACGTGATCGACGGTTTCCAGCTCGACGCGGAGGGTTGGCGGCCGCGCACCGAAGGCGACCTGATGCGCTATTGCTATCACGTCGCGGGCGCTGTCGGCGTGATGATGGCCAAGGTGATGGGTGTGCCTGCAGATGCCAGCGACACGCTGGACCGCGCCTGCGACCTCGGCCTTGCCTTCCAGCTTAACAACATCGCGCGCGACATTGCCGAGGACGATGCCGCAGGGCGTTGCTATCTTCCCGAGGAATGGCTCGCCGAAATGGACATTCCTCCCGGCCAGCACATGAGGCCGCAATATCGCGGCGAACTGGTGAAGTTGACCAAGCGGCTTATCCGCCTTGCCGAGGCGCATGACGCCGCCGCGCGCATGGGGGCGATGCATCTGACCTTCCGCCAGCGCTGGGCGGTGCTCTCGGCCGCGAACATCTACGGCGCGATCGGCGAGGAGGTCGAGCGGCAGGCGGAAATTGCATGGGACAGCCGCGTGCATACCGGCTTTTTCGAGAAGATCGGCCACGTCATCGCCGCGCTGAAGGAAGCGATCAGCGGATCGTTCGAACCGCACGAAATGCCCGACTGGACGCGCGGCAAGCTGATGGTGATGGCCCGCATGGCGCAGCCCGCTGCCGATATTCCGCGCACGCCCATTCGCGATGAAGGCGTGCGCCCGGCGAGCGAGTGA
- a CDS encoding TIGR00730 family Rossman fold protein, with amino-acid sequence MSASFNRLAVYCGSATPEDPRYIELARDVGRTLAGRGIGVVYGGGKAGLMGALASATLDAGGEVIGVIPQALVDMEVANRDCTELHVVDTMHQRKQAFTDLSDGFVTLPGGVGTMDELWEAVSWAQLGYHAKPVGLLNAVGYYDGLVAFNRQMADTGFVRDAHRDIIIVGETIEELLSKMAKHQPAQTIVQMSVDDL; translated from the coding sequence GTGAGCGCCAGCTTCAATCGCCTTGCCGTCTATTGCGGTTCCGCCACGCCTGAAGACCCACGCTATATCGAGCTTGCGCGCGATGTCGGTCGGACGCTGGCAGGGCGCGGCATCGGTGTCGTCTATGGCGGCGGAAAGGCCGGGCTGATGGGCGCGCTTGCCTCGGCCACGCTCGACGCTGGCGGTGAGGTCATCGGCGTCATCCCGCAGGCACTGGTCGACATGGAAGTCGCCAATCGCGACTGCACCGAGCTACACGTGGTCGACACCATGCACCAGCGCAAACAGGCGTTTACCGATCTTTCGGACGGCTTCGTTACCCTGCCCGGCGGCGTCGGGACGATGGACGAGTTATGGGAAGCGGTCAGCTGGGCCCAGCTCGGCTATCATGCAAAACCGGTCGGCCTTCTCAACGCCGTGGGATATTATGACGGGCTTGTAGCGTTCAACAGGCAAATGGCCGATACGGGCTTTGTCAGGGACGCGCACCGCGATATCATCATCGTGGGCGAAACGATCGAGGAATTGCTGAGCAAGATGGCCAAGCATCAGCCCGCGCAGACGATCGTGCAGATGAGCGTCGACGACCTTTGA
- a CDS encoding phytoene desaturase, which produces MSTPEGRTAAVVGAGFGGMALAIRLQSAGIATTVIESRDKPGGRAYYWEKEGFTFDAGPTVVTDPDCLRQLWELTGHDMDEDLELMPVTPFYRLNWPDGTNFDYSNEEENLRKEIAKLNPEDVAGYDRFLEYSAAVHEEGYVKLGTVPFLDFKSMLKAAPALAKHQAWRSVYSIVSKYVKSEKLREALSFHTLLVGGDPMKTSSIYTLIHKLEKDGGVWWTRGGTNRLIAGMVRHFERIGGTMRVGDAVVDVETVGNRATAVTTASGWTGKFDAVASNADIVHSYKDLLGKSHRGKTHGKALSKKKFSPSLFVVHFGLEGTWPGIPHHMILFGPRYKGLLQDIYDRGVLPEDFSIYLHHPTVTDPSMAPDGKSTFYALVPVAHMGKMPVDWDAIGPELEKRVLDEIGRRLIPDIHDRIVTKFSYSPLDFAVDLNAHNGSAFSLEPLLTQSAFFRGHNRDDKIENFYLVGAGTHPGAGIPGVVGSAKATAGLMIEDLAA; this is translated from the coding sequence ATGAGCACTCCCGAAGGTCGCACCGCCGCTGTCGTCGGAGCCGGGTTCGGCGGCATGGCGCTCGCCATCCGCCTGCAGAGCGCCGGCATCGCCACCACCGTGATCGAAAGCCGCGACAAGCCCGGCGGGCGCGCCTATTACTGGGAGAAGGAAGGGTTCACCTTCGATGCCGGGCCGACCGTCGTCACCGATCCCGATTGCCTGCGCCAGCTGTGGGAGCTCACCGGCCATGATATGGACGAAGACCTGGAGCTGATGCCGGTCACCCCGTTCTATCGCCTGAACTGGCCTGACGGCACGAATTTCGATTACTCGAACGAGGAGGAGAATCTCCGCAAGGAGATCGCCAAGCTCAACCCGGAAGACGTGGCAGGTTACGATCGCTTTCTCGAATATTCGGCCGCCGTGCATGAAGAAGGCTATGTGAAGCTCGGCACCGTGCCGTTCCTCGATTTCAAGAGCATGCTGAAGGCGGCCCCCGCCCTCGCCAAGCACCAGGCCTGGCGTAGCGTCTATTCGATCGTGTCGAAATACGTGAAGAGCGAGAAGCTGCGCGAGGCGCTGAGCTTCCACACGCTGCTGGTCGGTGGCGACCCGATGAAGACATCCTCGATCTACACCCTGATCCACAAGCTGGAAAAGGATGGCGGTGTCTGGTGGACGAGGGGCGGCACCAATCGGCTGATCGCCGGAATGGTTCGCCATTTCGAACGGATCGGCGGCACGATGCGCGTGGGCGATGCGGTGGTCGATGTCGAAACCGTCGGCAATCGGGCGACCGCCGTCACCACGGCAAGCGGCTGGACCGGCAAGTTCGATGCCGTCGCCAGCAATGCCGATATCGTGCATTCCTACAAGGATCTGCTCGGCAAGAGCCATCGCGGCAAGACGCATGGCAAGGCGCTGTCGAAGAAGAAATTCTCGCCCAGCCTGTTCGTCGTGCATTTCGGCCTGGAAGGCACGTGGCCGGGCATTCCGCACCACATGATCCTGTTCGGCCCGCGGTATAAAGGCCTGCTGCAGGACATTTACGATCGCGGCGTGCTGCCGGAAGATTTCTCGATCTACCTGCACCATCCGACCGTCACCGATCCGAGCATGGCGCCCGACGGCAAGAGCACGTTCTACGCGCTCGTCCCCGTCGCGCACATGGGCAAGATGCCGGTCGATTGGGACGCGATCGGGCCGGAGCTGGAGAAGCGCGTGCTCGACGAAATCGGCCGCCGCCTGATTCCCGACATTCACGACCGGATCGTCACCAAGTTCAGCTACTCCCCGCTCGACTTCGCGGTGGACCTCAATGCGCACAATGGCAGTGCCTTCAGTCTGGAGCCCCTGCTGACGCAGAGCGCCTTCTTCCGCGGCCACAATCGCGACGACAAGATCGAGAACTTCTACCTTGTCGGCGCGGGCACGCATCCGGGTGCCGGTATCCCCGGCGTCGTCGGAAGCGCCAAGGCGACCGCAGGGTTGATGATCGAGGATCTTGCTGCGTGA
- the crtY gene encoding lycopene beta-cyclase CrtY, which produces MEKRDCDIAIVGGGLSGGLIALALHVMRPDLSLRVLEGGPRIGGNHRWSWFASDLSAAGEALMAPFRKAEWDSGYDVRFPDHTRTLSTDYRSLASEDFAAALERELPAGSLHTGTEAAAVEAKRVLLRDGSEVTAQKVIDCRGFATTGALRGGWQVFMGRRVRTDAPHGIERPVIMDATVDQHAPAGNGGAYRFVYVLPLGAHDVFVEDTYYADSPALDRNTLSGRIDQYCRAHDIAGEPVGHETGVLPVITGGDFGAFQEANRISGVAVAGARGGFVHPLTSYTLPVAVEVALLVAKEVDLPGDQLAAKLEARARRHWRSTRFYRALGRMLFQGARPRDRYRIFARFYRLAEPLIERFYSGRSTLFDKARVLSGKPPIPIHRGVKALLSSSPSLQSPQSKDHP; this is translated from the coding sequence ATGGAAAAGCGGGATTGCGATATCGCCATTGTCGGCGGCGGGCTGTCGGGCGGCCTCATTGCGCTCGCGCTGCACGTAATGCGCCCGGACCTGTCATTGCGCGTACTCGAAGGCGGCCCGCGCATCGGCGGCAATCACCGCTGGAGCTGGTTTGCCAGCGATCTCTCAGCCGCAGGCGAAGCGCTCATGGCACCGTTCCGCAAGGCCGAGTGGGACAGCGGCTACGATGTCCGCTTTCCCGACCATACCCGCACGCTATCGACCGATTATCGCTCGCTCGCCAGCGAGGACTTCGCCGCGGCGCTGGAACGCGAATTGCCGGCGGGATCGCTGCACACCGGTACGGAAGCCGCCGCCGTTGAAGCGAAGCGCGTCCTGCTGCGCGATGGCAGCGAGGTCACTGCGCAAAAGGTCATCGACTGCCGCGGTTTCGCCACCACCGGCGCGCTGCGTGGCGGGTGGCAGGTCTTCATGGGCCGCCGTGTCCGCACTGATGCACCGCACGGTATTGAACGGCCGGTCATCATGGACGCCACGGTCGATCAGCACGCTCCGGCGGGCAATGGCGGGGCCTATCGGTTCGTCTATGTCCTGCCGCTCGGCGCGCATGACGTGTTCGTGGAAGACACCTATTACGCGGACTCGCCGGCATTGGATCGCAACACGCTGTCGGGCCGGATCGACCAATATTGCCGCGCGCACGACATCGCGGGCGAGCCGGTCGGCCACGAAACCGGTGTCCTGCCCGTCATCACAGGTGGCGATTTTGGCGCCTTTCAGGAAGCCAATCGCATTTCCGGCGTGGCGGTGGCGGGCGCGCGCGGCGGCTTCGTACACCCGCTGACCAGCTACACATTGCCCGTCGCGGTGGAGGTCGCACTGCTCGTTGCCAAGGAGGTGGACCTGCCCGGCGACCAGCTGGCCGCCAAGCTAGAGGCGCGCGCGCGCCGCCACTGGCGCAGCACGCGTTTCTACCGCGCGCTGGGCCGCATGCTTTTCCAGGGAGCGCGTCCGCGGGATCGCTATCGCATCTTCGCGCGTTTCTATCGCCTCGCCGAACCGTTGATCGAACGTTTCTATTCCGGGCGCTCCACCTTGTTCGACAAGGCCCGCGTGCTGTCGGGCAAGCCGCCCATCCCCATTCACCGCGGCGTGAAGGCGCTGCTTTCGTCCTCCCCCTCCCTCCAATCCCCACAAAGCAAGGACCATCCATGA
- a CDS encoding MipA/OmpV family protein yields MIIRLPRAIAALVIGMCAAPAMAQDIVDEAPPPVDAGVFGGDFVTVGVGAAYSPSYTGSDDYVISVLPVVLGSLGGIDISPRAGGVSVDFIEDERGEVGFDLGIAARLRGNRASRIEDPIVESYGELDRAIEVGPSVGVNFPAVLNPYDSVSIGTDVMFDINGAHGGTVVTPSVAYTTPLSRAILANLSVSTEWASADFQEYYFAVPEINTLLPDDDLLPGYETDGGGFTSIGTNLLLGIDLDGDVTNGGLGLLVLGGYSRLVGDAADTPFTDIRGSKDQFLIATGLTYTF; encoded by the coding sequence ATGATCATTCGCCTGCCCCGCGCCATCGCCGCGCTTGTCATCGGTATGTGTGCCGCGCCTGCTATGGCGCAGGACATTGTCGACGAAGCGCCGCCGCCGGTCGATGCAGGCGTGTTCGGCGGCGATTTCGTGACCGTGGGCGTGGGCGCGGCCTATTCGCCGTCCTACACCGGATCCGACGATTACGTGATTTCGGTCCTGCCGGTCGTGCTCGGATCGCTTGGCGGGATCGACATTTCACCGCGCGCGGGCGGCGTGTCCGTCGATTTCATCGAGGATGAGCGCGGCGAGGTCGGTTTCGACCTCGGCATCGCCGCCCGCCTCAGAGGCAATCGCGCGTCGCGGATCGAGGATCCAATCGTCGAGAGCTATGGCGAACTCGACCGCGCGATCGAAGTCGGGCCGAGCGTGGGTGTCAATTTCCCCGCCGTGCTCAACCCTTACGATAGCGTCAGCATCGGCACCGACGTGATGTTCGATATCAATGGCGCGCATGGCGGCACGGTCGTGACGCCGAGCGTCGCATACACCACTCCGCTGAGCCGAGCGATCCTCGCCAATCTGTCGGTCAGCACCGAATGGGCGAGTGCGGATTTCCAGGAATACTATTTCGCCGTGCCGGAGATCAACACGCTGCTGCCGGACGACGATCTGCTGCCCGGCTATGAAACCGATGGCGGCGGTTTCACCTCCATCGGCACGAACCTGTTGCTCGGCATCGATCTCGATGGCGATGTCACCAATGGCGGCCTCGGCCTGCTGGTCCTGGGCGGCTATTCGCGGCTGGTCGGCGATGCGGCGGACACGCCGTTCACCGACATTCGCGGCAGCAAGGACCAGTTCCTGATCGCGACGGGCCTGACCTACACGTTCTGA
- a CDS encoding transcriptional regulator, producing MSAPEIDPVLHPPARLQIAAVLARTDDVEFATLRDLVEVSDSVLSKHLSAMSEAGYVTLEKAPRDGRQRTWARFTRAGSKAFASHMRALQALVESAEAGLAQNV from the coding sequence TTGAGCGCGCCGGAGATCGATCCGGTCCTGCACCCACCAGCGCGACTGCAGATCGCCGCCGTGCTGGCGCGCACCGACGATGTGGAATTCGCGACGTTGCGCGATCTCGTGGAGGTCAGCGACAGCGTCCTCTCCAAGCATCTCTCCGCCATGAGCGAGGCGGGCTACGTCACGCTGGAAAAGGCGCCCCGCGATGGCCGCCAGCGCACCTGGGCGCGCTTCACACGGGCAGGCAGCAAGGCGTTCGCCAGCCACATGCGCGCCTTGCAGGCGCTGGTCGAGAGCGCCGAAGCCGGACTCGCTCAGAACGTGTAG
- a CDS encoding SPFH domain-containing protein, with the protein MMETVVWIVLAIAALAIVGSAIGRLRRHDIVWPGYVGLLYDRGRFVRQLEPGPYIRFDPFGHTQVKRVSTITQALSQQQVELISSDQFSFRAQLTPVYTVTDARAFVEENPQTHDPFESHYPAGIGAMPFYSQRLDATLSATAIEAAGRVTLEEFLADPAGALARIAAAIADVLPGARIDGVLVTAVTLPPETRKMFTEIERARREGLASLERARAEQASLRALANAARSLSGNPELAKLRMLQVMESARGSKTFVLGDSADLGTLGGADGKA; encoded by the coding sequence ATGATGGAAACTGTTGTCTGGATCGTGCTGGCAATCGCTGCGCTGGCGATTGTCGGCTCCGCCATCGGGCGGCTGCGGAGGCACGACATCGTCTGGCCTGGTTATGTCGGCCTGCTCTACGATCGCGGACGTTTCGTGCGCCAGCTGGAGCCTGGTCCTTACATCCGCTTCGACCCCTTCGGTCATACGCAGGTCAAGCGTGTTTCGACCATCACGCAGGCGCTCTCCCAGCAGCAGGTCGAGCTTATCAGCAGCGATCAGTTTTCCTTCCGCGCGCAGCTCACGCCGGTCTACACCGTCACCGATGCGCGCGCCTTCGTGGAAGAGAACCCGCAGACGCACGATCCTTTCGAGAGCCATTATCCTGCAGGTATCGGGGCGATGCCCTTCTATTCCCAGCGTCTGGACGCGACGCTATCGGCGACGGCTATCGAAGCTGCCGGGCGCGTCACGCTGGAAGAGTTTCTCGCGGACCCCGCTGGAGCGCTCGCCCGCATTGCCGCAGCAATCGCCGATGTGCTTCCCGGAGCGCGGATCGATGGCGTGCTTGTCACCGCCGTCACCCTGCCACCCGAAACGCGCAAGATGTTCACCGAAATCGAGCGGGCCCGCCGTGAAGGCCTTGCCTCGCTCGAACGCGCCCGGGCCGAGCAGGCTTCGCTGCGCGCGCTCGCCAATGCCGCCCGCTCGCTAAGCGGCAACCCGGAACTTGCGAAGCTGCGCATGCTGCAAGTGATGGAAAGCGCACGCGGTTCGAAGACCTTCGTGCTCGGCGACAGCGCCGATCTCGGCACGCTTGGTGGAGCGGACGGCAAGGCCTGA
- a CDS encoding alpha/beta hydrolase family protein, translated as MKMLRPALLASALVLPSTAAFAQAVMTPEDVARIENTGTVAVSGDGEHIAYTRLHYPDVTQGEANGGGRQQLMLAEGPMDATAYLPEDMRVGSIGFTPDSETITFLWTGEDGDRALYGIPVGGGTYRKLGGVADANVTQYGFSPDGSRIYMLVTDALDTQRDEEQEAGFNSVVYEEEQRFNRMFVANAGMEADPAPVQVAVPGYIDSFQIAPSGQWAMITSAPTPLVDDSYTSKRAHILDLASGNITTVETPGKVGDVEISPDSRQLSMIAAVDANDPADTTLHLVDASTGTFRALNAGAAEAAVDAEWMSDGRLASVIHVGAQSRLRFYSDDGDMLREVDPGDLILASVEQGGNRLTVEAHSPEHPNELFLYNNGSFQRWTNHNPWLVNIAMGEQRTYTYTARDGQQIEGVLIEPVGGVPAGGAPLILDVHGGPEAHESNGWVTNYSGPGQVAAGQGYAVFLPNYRGSTGYGTAFSKQHQGNYTDPEFVDLVDAKYALVEEGIADADRVGVTGGSYGGYATGWSSTYYSEEFAAGVMFVGISNQISKVGTGDIPMEMYLVHALEWPWEDWTRWLEISPIYYADRADTPLLIMHGEEDPRVSPTQSVELYRNIKIRRPDTPLRLVTYPGEGHGNALAAARYDYNLRMMRWFDTYLKTGDRDAPLPPARPTLNIQSED; from the coding sequence ATGAAAATGCTTCGCCCCGCTTTGCTTGCCAGCGCGCTCGTCCTGCCGTCCACCGCCGCCTTTGCGCAGGCCGTGATGACACCCGAGGACGTCGCGCGCATCGAGAACACCGGCACGGTCGCCGTCTCCGGCGATGGAGAGCATATCGCCTATACCCGCCTGCACTATCCCGACGTGACGCAGGGCGAGGCCAATGGCGGCGGTCGGCAGCAGCTGATGCTGGCCGAAGGGCCGATGGATGCCACCGCCTATTTGCCCGAAGACATGCGCGTCGGCTCGATCGGCTTCACGCCCGATAGCGAGACGATCACGTTCCTGTGGACCGGCGAGGATGGCGACCGCGCGCTGTACGGCATCCCCGTTGGCGGCGGCACCTATCGCAAGCTGGGCGGCGTCGCCGATGCCAACGTCACGCAATACGGTTTTTCCCCCGATGGCAGCCGCATCTACATGCTGGTGACCGACGCGCTCGACACCCAGCGTGACGAGGAGCAGGAGGCGGGCTTCAATTCCGTCGTTTACGAGGAAGAGCAGCGCTTCAACCGGATGTTTGTCGCCAATGCGGGCATGGAAGCGGACCCCGCCCCGGTGCAGGTTGCGGTGCCCGGCTATATCGACAGCTTTCAGATCGCGCCGAGCGGCCAGTGGGCGATGATCACCAGCGCGCCCACGCCGCTGGTCGATGACAGTTACACCTCGAAGCGGGCGCATATCCTCGATCTCGCCAGCGGCAACATCACCACCGTGGAAACGCCGGGCAAGGTCGGCGATGTCGAGATCTCGCCCGACAGTCGCCAGCTTTCGATGATCGCGGCGGTGGATGCGAACGATCCGGCGGACACGACGCTGCACCTCGTCGATGCGAGCACCGGCACCTTCCGCGCGCTCAATGCCGGCGCTGCCGAAGCGGCCGTGGATGCCGAGTGGATGAGCGACGGGCGGCTCGCCAGCGTCATTCATGTCGGCGCGCAGAGCCGCTTACGCTTCTATTCGGACGATGGCGACATGCTGCGCGAAGTGGATCCGGGCGACCTCATCCTCGCCAGCGTGGAGCAGGGCGGCAACCGCCTGACGGTGGAGGCGCATTCGCCAGAGCACCCGAACGAACTGTTTCTCTATAACAATGGCAGCTTCCAGCGCTGGACCAACCACAATCCGTGGCTCGTCAATATCGCGATGGGAGAACAGCGCACCTACACCTACACCGCGCGCGACGGTCAGCAGATCGAAGGCGTGCTGATCGAGCCGGTCGGCGGCGTGCCCGCTGGCGGCGCTCCGCTTATCCTGGACGTGCATGGCGGCCCCGAAGCGCATGAAAGCAATGGCTGGGTGACCAATTACAGCGGTCCGGGCCAGGTCGCGGCCGGACAGGGCTATGCCGTGTTCCTGCCGAACTATCGCGGCTCCACCGGTTACGGCACGGCCTTTTCCAAGCAGCACCAGGGCAATTACACCGATCCCGAATTCGTCGATCTGGTGGACGCGAAATACGCACTGGTCGAGGAAGGCATCGCCGATGCCGACCGCGTGGGCGTGACGGGCGGCTCCTATGGCGGATACGCCACCGGCTGGAGCAGCACCTATTATTCCGAGGAATTCGCCGCGGGCGTCATGTTCGTCGGCATTTCCAACCAGATCAGCAAGGTCGGCACGGGCGACATCCCGATGGAGATGTATCTCGTCCACGCGCTGGAATGGCCGTGGGAAGACTGGACGCGCTGGCTGGAAATCAGCCCGATCTACTACGCCGACCGGGCCGACACGCCGCTCCTCATCATGCATGGGGAGGAAGACCCCCGCGTCAGCCCGACGCAGAGCGTGGAGCTCTATCGCAACATCAAGATCCGCCGTCCGGACACGCCGCTGCGGCTGGTGACCTATCCGGGCGAAGGCCACGGCAATGCACTGGCCGCCGCGCGTTACGATTACAATCTGCGGATGATGCGCTGGTTCGACACCTATCTGAAGACCGGCGACCGCGACGCGCCCCTGCCCCCGGCAAGGCCGACGCTGAATATCCAAAGCGAAGATTGA
- a CDS encoding SOS response-associated peptidase family protein, which translates to MTAFFRLDADAAAIAETFGVDAGADPWAGGYGAPGRFVPVITAGREFIAGPGSPRQPWRMVPRIWGVPPPPSAHDARPILNVVKRQSPFWVGNLRNPEFRCLVPATAFAEWGEAGADGKRRQHLFHCSDQPIFAMAGVWFDSEVPGFALLTCEPNNTVRSLKRECMPVILPSHRGAWATWLHDGWDRAAALLQPYSSSLMRESQHPSA; encoded by the coding sequence CTGACGGCGTTCTTCCGCCTCGATGCCGATGCCGCCGCGATTGCCGAGACCTTCGGCGTCGATGCTGGCGCAGATCCGTGGGCGGGTGGTTACGGCGCGCCGGGGCGCTTCGTGCCGGTCATCACCGCGGGCCGGGAGTTCATCGCCGGGCCGGGTTCGCCGCGCCAGCCCTGGCGGATGGTGCCGCGCATATGGGGCGTGCCGCCGCCGCCCTCGGCACACGATGCGCGGCCGATCCTGAATGTCGTCAAACGGCAAAGCCCTTTCTGGGTCGGCAATCTGCGCAATCCCGAATTCCGCTGCCTCGTCCCCGCTACCGCCTTTGCCGAATGGGGCGAGGCGGGGGCGGACGGCAAGCGCCGCCAGCACCTGTTCCATTGCAGCGACCAGCCGATCTTCGCCATGGCGGGCGTGTGGTTCGATAGCGAGGTGCCCGGCTTCGCCCTGCTCACGTGCGAGCCAAACAATACAGTGCGAAGCCTGAAGCGCGAATGCATGCCCGTCATCCTGCCATCCCATCGCGGGGCGTGGGCGACGTGGCTGCATGATGGCTGGGACCGGGCGGCGGCGCTGCTGCAGCCCTATTCCAGCTCGCTCATGCGTGAGAGCCAGCATCCGTCGGCCTGA
- a CDS encoding DUF6445 family protein, producing the protein MTEHRFGEEAEPVVVIDHFSGMAEELLARGREAEYQDAGASYPGLRSWCEPDYLDRNRPLMFRILQGVFGFRQSVALDAPTFSLVTLAEDELAPRQCIPHYDFSGGSLVAIMHYLLGPETGGTAFYRHRRTGFETIDEAREPAYNAALAQDEREYGMPPRRYHYGDSERYEMIGEVEARPDRFVLYRGKLLHSGVIPDPSALSSDPKTGRLTINMFLHGR; encoded by the coding sequence GTGACGGAGCACCGCTTCGGCGAGGAGGCGGAGCCGGTGGTCGTGATCGACCATTTCAGCGGCATGGCGGAGGAGCTGCTGGCGCGGGGCCGTGAGGCTGAGTATCAGGATGCAGGCGCGAGCTATCCCGGCCTTCGCAGCTGGTGTGAGCCCGACTATCTCGACCGCAATCGGCCGCTGATGTTCCGGATATTGCAAGGCGTTTTCGGCTTTCGGCAATCCGTTGCACTGGATGCACCGACCTTCTCGCTGGTGACGCTGGCGGAAGACGAGCTCGCGCCGCGCCAGTGCATTCCGCATTACGATTTTTCCGGCGGATCGCTGGTGGCGATCATGCACTATTTGCTCGGCCCGGAGACCGGGGGCACGGCCTTCTACCGGCATCGCCGCACCGGCTTCGAGACGATCGACGAGGCGCGCGAGCCTGCCTACAACGCCGCGCTGGCCCAAGATGAGCGCGAATACGGCATGCCGCCGCGGCGCTATCACTATGGCGACAGCGAGCGTTACGAGATGATCGGCGAGGTCGAGGCGCGGCCCGACCGGTTCGTGCTCTATCGCGGCAAGCTGCTGCATTCGGGCGTGATCCCGGACCCGTCCGCGCTCAGCAGCGATCCAAAAACCGGACGGCTGACGATCAACATGTTCCTGCACGGCCGCTGA